A single genomic interval of uncultured Pseudodesulfovibrio sp. harbors:
- a CDS encoding GIY-YIG nuclease family protein: protein MSNWYVYLIRCADDTLYCGITSDIERRLKQHNAGTASKYTRSRLPALLETFVQVDSKSDALKLEIQVKKQNRNNKIAFLHKAVS, encoded by the coding sequence ATGTCGAACTGGTATGTCTATCTCATTCGTTGTGCCGACGATACTCTCTACTGCGGAATAACCTCGGATATCGAACGCAGGTTGAAACAACACAATGCAGGCACGGCTTCAAAATATACGCGATCCCGACTCCCGGCATTGCTGGAAACGTTCGTTCAGGTGGACTCCAAAAGCGACGCACTGAAACTTGAGATTCAGGTCAAAAAACAAAATCGAAATAACAAGATCGCTTTTCTTCACAAAGCTGTCTCCTAA
- a CDS encoding phosphatidylserine decarboxylase family protein, with protein MLKPSVSVALEGIPYIIISAFTTLIFAIMGCWPMALLGLGITCFVGHFFRDPERVGPENAEAVASPADGKVIKVTREADPVTGEQRQVIAIFMNVFNVHVNRMPVSGKVELIRYIPGKFFNASFDKASEDNERNIVVVTGKGNQRFTMVQIAGLIARRIVCWAEPADKLKRGERFGLIKFGSRVDLYMPDGYVPLVSVGQKVVAGETPLAEKRKA; from the coding sequence ATGTTGAAACCGTCTGTGAGCGTTGCCCTCGAAGGCATCCCGTATATTATCATATCTGCATTTACTACGCTGATTTTTGCCATCATGGGCTGTTGGCCCATGGCGCTTCTCGGCCTTGGCATCACTTGTTTCGTTGGACATTTTTTCCGTGATCCCGAACGTGTCGGTCCGGAAAATGCGGAGGCCGTTGCCTCTCCCGCCGACGGTAAGGTCATCAAGGTTACCCGTGAGGCCGATCCCGTTACCGGAGAGCAGCGTCAGGTCATCGCCATTTTCATGAATGTTTTCAATGTTCACGTGAACCGCATGCCCGTATCCGGAAAGGTCGAGCTTATCCGTTACATCCCCGGCAAATTTTTCAACGCTTCCTTTGACAAGGCGAGCGAGGATAACGAGCGTAACATCGTTGTCGTCACCGGCAAGGGCAACCAGCGTTTCACCATGGTCCAGATTGCCGGTTTGATCGCACGTCGTATTGTCTGCTGGGCAGAGCCTGCTGATAAACTCAAGCGCGGTGAGCGGTTCGGTCTGATTAAGTTCGGCTCAAGAGTTGACCTTTACATGCCCGACGGCTATGTACCTCTTGTCAGCGTCGGCCAGAAGGTCGTTGCAGGCGAAACTCCTCTGGCTGAAAAGCGCAAAGCTTAG
- the leuC gene encoding 3-isopropylmalate dehydratase large subunit: MGQTLAEKILQKHTDQEITEAGQIVQCRVSMVLANDITAPLAIKSFKAMGAKKVFDQDKVSLVCDHFTPNKDIDSAEQVKVVREFAEEMGVTHYYECGEVGVEHALLPEKGIVGPGDVVIGADSHTCTYGGLGAFATGMGSTDVGAAMALGETWFKVPPTIKVNITGTPKEHVGAKDYVLNQIGQLGVAGALYKALEYSGDAVDALSIEGRMTIANMAIEAGGKVGLFPVDQKTLDYSVAAGHSGGEAMVPDADAVYERVIDIDVTDMEPQVACPHLPDNVKSVDDTAGLQIHQAVIGSCTNGRIEDMRVAAAILKGRKVDPKVRCIILPATPSIWKACMREGLMEIFMDSGCIVGPPTCGPCLGGHMGILAGGERCIATTNRNFKGRMGSLEAEVFLSNPAVAAASAIAGEIINPAKL, translated from the coding sequence ATGGGTCAGACTTTAGCCGAGAAAATTCTGCAAAAGCATACAGATCAGGAAATTACGGAAGCAGGGCAGATCGTCCAGTGCCGGGTTTCCATGGTCCTTGCCAATGATATTACCGCGCCACTGGCGATCAAGTCCTTCAAAGCCATGGGTGCGAAAAAGGTGTTCGATCAGGACAAGGTCTCTCTTGTTTGCGATCACTTCACACCGAATAAGGATATTGATTCCGCCGAGCAGGTGAAAGTGGTCCGCGAGTTCGCCGAGGAAATGGGCGTGACGCATTATTACGAATGCGGTGAAGTCGGTGTTGAGCACGCGTTGTTGCCGGAAAAGGGAATTGTCGGTCCCGGAGATGTCGTCATTGGTGCGGATTCCCATACCTGCACCTACGGCGGGCTGGGAGCGTTCGCAACCGGCATGGGGTCGACCGATGTCGGTGCTGCCATGGCACTCGGTGAAACGTGGTTCAAGGTGCCGCCGACAATCAAGGTCAACATCACCGGCACTCCGAAGGAGCACGTCGGTGCCAAGGATTACGTACTCAACCAGATTGGACAGCTCGGTGTTGCCGGTGCGCTTTACAAGGCGTTGGAATACTCCGGTGACGCCGTTGACGCGCTGTCCATCGAGGGCCGCATGACTATTGCAAACATGGCCATTGAAGCGGGCGGCAAGGTCGGGTTGTTCCCGGTGGATCAGAAGACGCTGGATTATTCAGTGGCAGCAGGGCACTCAGGCGGCGAAGCCATGGTTCCTGATGCGGATGCGGTGTATGAGCGTGTCATTGATATCGATGTGACGGACATGGAACCGCAGGTTGCCTGCCCCCATCTGCCGGATAACGTGAAATCAGTGGATGACACTGCCGGATTGCAGATCCATCAGGCTGTCATCGGTTCCTGCACCAACGGACGTATCGAGGACATGCGCGTCGCTGCCGCCATTCTCAAGGGGCGCAAGGTCGATCCCAAGGTTCGCTGCATCATCTTGCCAGCCACCCCGTCCATCTGGAAGGCCTGCATGCGTGAAGGGTTGATGGAAATCTTCATGGATTCCGGCTGTATCGTCGGTCCGCCGACCTGTGGTCCCTGTCTGGGTGGTCATATGGGAATTCTGGCGGGTGGTGAACGTTGTATCGCCACGACGAACCGGAACTTCAAGGGCCGTATGGGCTCTTTGGAGGCAGAGGTCTTCTTGTCCAACCCCGCTGTGGCCGCAGCCAGTGCCATTGCCGGTGAAATCATCAACCCTGCCAAACTGTAG
- a CDS encoding (deoxy)nucleoside triphosphate pyrophosphohydrolase, whose product MMKPCLDVVAGIIWQNGLYLAVERPEGFRMAGWWEFPGGKIEKGESRENAIIRELQEELGVTPLDFEFWQDMVHEYDDFFVRLHFFNIHKYSGELASLEGQRWEWVDPALPPVLKYLPADVKIVEALHG is encoded by the coding sequence ATGATGAAACCGTGCCTTGATGTGGTTGCCGGGATTATCTGGCAGAACGGGCTGTACCTTGCGGTGGAGCGACCTGAGGGCTTTCGGATGGCCGGATGGTGGGAATTCCCCGGCGGCAAAATCGAGAAAGGTGAATCAAGGGAAAACGCCATTATTCGGGAATTGCAGGAAGAACTTGGAGTTACTCCGTTGGATTTTGAGTTCTGGCAAGATATGGTTCATGAGTACGACGATTTTTTTGTGCGACTTCATTTTTTTAATATTCACAAGTATTCTGGTGAATTGGCTTCGCTTGAAGGGCAGCGGTGGGAGTGGGTTGATCCCGCTTTGCCGCCAGTTTTGAAGTACCTGCCGGCAGATGTCAAAATTGTCGAAGCCCTTCACGGGTAG
- a CDS encoding 2-isopropylmalate synthase, with product MADRVYVFDTTLRDGEQSPGATMNLDEKIRMARQLETLGVDIIEAGFPIASQGDFEAVQAIARAVENVQVAGLCRAVTGDIDRCWEAVKDANHPRIHTFLATSEIHMKYKLGKTADEVLAMTEKAVRHAAQYTDNVEFSAEDASRSDWDFLVKVTETAIDAGASVVNIPDTVGYTQPFEYYDMIKYLMDNVRNVDKAIISVHCHNDLGSAVANSLAAIKAGARQVECTVLGIGERAGNAALEDLVMALNTRKELYNVETGVNTEQLFPSCRRLSQIIGMPIPPNKAIVGANAFAHESGVHQDGVIKNRLTYEIMTPASIGRTSNDIVIGKHSGSHAVKKKAEELGYRLEDAQIQVLFKAVKDLADKKEQVFDEDVEALILESVYRRKDRFRLVDMSVFSGTGDVPPHAATVMEFGKEGEEMEIRKVSEFGEGSIDAVFKSIYSMVGVSPKLEVYSVNAVTAGSDALGSVAVRIEHDGVKSVGRAADADVVKASALAMINALNRMEKAKEEK from the coding sequence ATGGCTGACAGAGTATATGTATTTGATACGACCTTGCGTGATGGAGAACAGTCCCCCGGCGCAACCATGAACCTGGATGAGAAAATTCGCATGGCGCGGCAGCTTGAGACTCTCGGAGTCGACATTATCGAAGCAGGATTCCCTATTGCCAGCCAGGGAGATTTTGAAGCGGTTCAGGCCATTGCAAGGGCCGTGGAAAACGTGCAGGTCGCCGGCTTGTGCCGTGCGGTCACGGGCGATATCGATCGCTGCTGGGAAGCTGTCAAAGATGCGAACCACCCTCGTATTCACACTTTTCTCGCCACAAGCGAAATTCATATGAAATACAAGCTGGGTAAAACCGCTGATGAGGTCCTCGCCATGACCGAGAAGGCTGTCAGGCACGCTGCCCAGTATACGGACAATGTCGAGTTCTCTGCTGAAGACGCATCCCGTTCCGATTGGGATTTTCTCGTCAAGGTGACAGAGACCGCCATTGATGCGGGAGCTTCTGTCGTCAATATTCCGGATACCGTGGGGTATACCCAGCCGTTTGAATATTACGACATGATCAAATACCTGATGGATAATGTGAGGAACGTGGACAAGGCAATTATCAGCGTTCATTGCCATAATGATCTGGGTTCGGCCGTCGCCAACAGTCTGGCTGCCATCAAGGCCGGTGCCCGTCAAGTGGAGTGCACGGTCCTCGGCATCGGGGAGCGTGCGGGCAACGCAGCGCTTGAAGACTTGGTCATGGCGCTCAACACGCGCAAGGAATTGTACAATGTCGAGACCGGCGTCAACACCGAGCAGTTGTTCCCGTCCTGTCGCCGCCTGTCGCAGATTATCGGCATGCCCATTCCGCCGAACAAGGCCATTGTTGGGGCAAATGCGTTTGCCCATGAATCCGGTGTGCATCAGGACGGTGTCATCAAGAATCGATTGACGTATGAAATTATGACCCCGGCCTCCATTGGCCGGACGAGCAACGACATTGTTATCGGAAAGCATTCCGGTTCCCATGCCGTGAAAAAGAAAGCTGAGGAATTGGGGTATCGTCTTGAAGATGCACAGATTCAGGTGCTTTTCAAGGCGGTCAAGGACTTGGCCGACAAGAAGGAACAGGTCTTTGACGAGGACGTGGAAGCCCTGATTCTCGAAAGTGTCTACCGTCGCAAGGATCGATTCCGTCTGGTTGACATGAGTGTGTTTTCCGGAACTGGAGATGTGCCGCCCCATGCCGCCACTGTCATGGAGTTCGGCAAGGAAGGGGAAGAAATGGAGATCAGAAAGGTCAGCGAGTTCGGGGAAGGCTCCATTGACGCTGTATTCAAGTCTATCTATTCCATGGTAGGTGTGTCTCCGAAACTTGAAGTTTATTCGGTTAACGCCGTTACAGCCGGTTCCGATGCGTTGGGGAGTGTGGCTGTTCGCATTGAACATGACGGAGTGAAATCCGTTGGCCGTGCGGCTGATGCCGATGTCGTCAAAGCCAGTGCATTGGCTATGATAAATGCCTTGAACAGAATGGAAAAAGCCAAAGAGGAGAAATAA
- a CDS encoding aspartate-semialdehyde dehydrogenase: protein MSKSPVVAVCGATGAVGREMLKVLEQRDFPCSKVIPMASSRSAGKKVEFKGEELTVVELTENSFDGVDLALFSAGGSTSEKFAPIAAKAGCVVVDNSSAWRMNDECPLVVPEVNPHDLDWHKGIIANPNCSTIQMMVALKPIHDEARIKRVVVSTYQAVSGTGQKAIEELENQVRRLMSGQPVVPEVYPHQIAFNCLPQIDVFMDNGYTKEEMKMVNETVKIMGDPTIKVTATCVRVPVFYGHSESVNIETEEKLTADDVRALLAKSPGIVIEDYPDKKIYPMPVNAAAEDPTYVGRIREDDTIENGINMWIVSDNIRKGAALNTVQIAETLIERDLVRVP, encoded by the coding sequence ATGAGTAAGAGTCCTGTAGTGGCTGTCTGCGGCGCAACCGGTGCCGTGGGACGTGAAATGCTGAAGGTGCTGGAACAGCGGGATTTCCCGTGCAGCAAGGTTATTCCCATGGCCTCTTCCCGCAGCGCGGGCAAGAAGGTCGAGTTCAAGGGAGAAGAACTCACCGTGGTCGAATTGACTGAAAATTCTTTTGACGGAGTCGATCTGGCGTTGTTTTCCGCCGGTGGTTCCACTTCCGAGAAATTCGCTCCCATTGCGGCCAAAGCCGGGTGCGTTGTCGTGGACAACTCTTCTGCATGGCGCATGAATGATGAATGTCCTCTGGTTGTTCCCGAGGTCAATCCGCATGATCTGGACTGGCACAAGGGTATCATTGCCAATCCGAACTGCTCCACCATCCAGATGATGGTCGCTCTCAAGCCCATTCACGATGAAGCACGAATCAAGCGCGTGGTTGTTTCCACGTATCAGGCTGTTTCCGGTACGGGCCAGAAAGCCATTGAGGAACTGGAAAATCAGGTGCGCCGTCTTATGAGCGGTCAGCCTGTCGTGCCTGAAGTCTACCCGCATCAGATCGCCTTCAACTGCCTGCCGCAGATCGATGTCTTCATGGACAACGGTTACACCAAGGAAGAGATGAAGATGGTCAACGAGACCGTCAAGATCATGGGCGATCCGACCATCAAGGTCACGGCCACCTGCGTTCGTGTGCCGGTCTTCTACGGTCACAGCGAGTCCGTGAATATCGAGACCGAAGAAAAGCTCACCGCTGACGATGTGCGTGCGCTTCTTGCCAAATCTCCCGGTATTGTCATCGAAGACTACCCCGACAAGAAAATCTACCCCATGCCGGTTAATGCCGCTGCGGAAGATCCGACCTATGTCGGTCGTATTCGTGAAGACGACACCATTGAAAATGGTATCAACATGTGGATTGTTTCCGACAACATTCGCAAGGGTGCTGCCCTGAACACTGTACAGATTGCTGAAACACTGATTGAGCGCGACCTGGTTCGCGTCCCCTAG
- the leuD gene encoding 3-isopropylmalate dehydratase small subunit (catalyzes the isomerization between 2-isopropylmalate and 3-isopropylmalate in leucine biosynthesis): MKVTGTAHQVGDHIDTDAIIPARFLVTTDSKELGANCMEGLEAGWVKRVKENDVIVAGENFGCGSSREHAPISILGAGIPVVVAKSFARIFYRNGFNMGLVLLEVGDDIDKIKDTDQIEVDTAKGEIRNVTTGETIVCSAVPPFMQEILDAGGLVEYAKKKLT; this comes from the coding sequence ATGAAAGTTACCGGAACTGCTCATCAGGTGGGCGATCATATAGATACCGATGCCATCATCCCGGCCCGTTTTCTTGTGACGACTGATTCGAAAGAACTCGGTGCGAACTGCATGGAGGGACTTGAGGCCGGTTGGGTCAAGCGTGTGAAGGAGAATGATGTCATTGTGGCCGGAGAAAACTTCGGCTGCGGTTCTTCCCGCGAACATGCGCCGATCTCCATTCTCGGTGCGGGGATTCCTGTCGTCGTTGCCAAGAGTTTTGCCCGTATTTTTTACCGCAATGGTTTCAATATGGGACTGGTGCTTCTCGAAGTCGGTGATGATATTGATAAGATCAAGGATACCGATCAGATTGAAGTGGATACCGCCAAGGGTGAAATCAGGAATGTTACCACGGGTGAGACGATTGTCTGTTCTGCCGTGCCTCCTTTCATGCAGGAAATTCTGGATGCGGGCGGACTGGTTGAATACGCAAAGAAGAAATTGACGTAA
- a CDS encoding ATP-binding cassette domain-containing protein yields the protein MSRITVQNLGKSYGGESVFSGVAFEVSPGMRLALTGPNGCGKSTLLKVLAGEIEAEEGQMTLTKGARVGYVAQEMTGDTLNEQLLAWVLSALPSWNEFWESWERAVADGDNVKIEKLAHRQAEFEELYGYNPDHKARAILSGLGFAEEDFFKQIGELSGGWRERAKLARVLLQGADVLLLDEPTNHLDLEAVEWLEEYLLNFRGTLAFVVHDRIFLNRVGTHVLFLGAGKPVFRKGSFDEFLVWDAENAAQRSKEAAKLSARIDNEYKYINKFRVKARKAAQAQSKLKKVEKLEEELNQIKQAQASSHRGKSLSFKLPAPKRGDKVPVAGVDLEFEYEGGVSVWPKLNFQLFRGKKVALVAPNGAGKSTLLKLIMGALKPSGGHVKIGSGTEVGYFSQHQHEILNLDNSVIGEIRRLSDSNLTEEQVMSVLGLFLLGESFFDRKVKGLSGGEKSRLLLATLFLARANFLILDEPTNHLDIETREGLIRALNDYDGTLFFVAHDRYLLNEVAEEIWALDENGITPYLGGFKAYQAKVRQEEECRIDSENCEVEAAKEKRKLTKEEKRRQAEERNRLYRELKPLRKKYEKLEADLEKVLDEQAELEEKMNDPATYEKPEEALKLNSAYKDATEWAETLMHQMAELEERIEAITAVSGDE from the coding sequence ATGTCACGAATTACTGTTCAGAATCTCGGTAAATCCTATGGCGGGGAATCCGTCTTTTCCGGTGTCGCTTTTGAGGTGTCGCCCGGAATGCGTCTTGCTCTGACCGGTCCCAACGGCTGCGGCAAGAGTACGCTGCTCAAGGTGCTGGCTGGTGAGATCGAAGCGGAAGAAGGTCAGATGACACTGACCAAGGGCGCTCGCGTCGGTTACGTGGCACAGGAAATGACTGGAGATACGCTCAATGAGCAGTTGCTTGCCTGGGTTTTGTCCGCGCTTCCTTCGTGGAATGAATTCTGGGAATCCTGGGAACGGGCTGTGGCAGATGGTGATAATGTCAAAATTGAAAAGCTCGCGCATCGTCAGGCGGAATTTGAAGAGCTGTACGGATACAATCCGGACCATAAGGCCCGTGCCATTTTGAGCGGTCTCGGTTTTGCCGAAGAAGACTTTTTCAAGCAGATCGGTGAGCTTTCCGGCGGTTGGCGTGAACGTGCCAAGCTCGCCCGTGTGCTTTTGCAGGGAGCTGATGTACTGCTTCTTGACGAACCCACCAACCATCTTGATTTGGAAGCCGTTGAATGGCTTGAAGAATATCTGCTCAATTTTCGCGGTACACTCGCTTTTGTCGTGCATGATAGAATTTTTCTCAATCGGGTTGGAACGCATGTCCTCTTTCTGGGAGCAGGAAAGCCGGTTTTTCGCAAGGGATCCTTTGATGAGTTTTTGGTGTGGGATGCGGAAAATGCTGCTCAACGGAGCAAGGAGGCGGCCAAGCTTTCTGCTCGGATTGACAATGAATACAAATACATCAATAAATTTCGGGTAAAGGCGCGCAAGGCCGCACAGGCGCAAAGCAAGCTCAAGAAGGTCGAGAAGCTTGAAGAGGAATTGAATCAGATCAAGCAGGCTCAGGCCAGTTCTCATCGTGGCAAGAGCCTGAGTTTCAAGCTGCCTGCACCGAAACGCGGTGACAAGGTGCCTGTGGCCGGAGTTGATCTTGAGTTTGAATATGAGGGTGGTGTATCTGTCTGGCCCAAGCTGAATTTTCAGCTTTTCCGGGGCAAGAAGGTTGCGCTGGTCGCTCCCAACGGTGCCGGTAAATCCACCTTGCTCAAGCTCATAATGGGTGCGCTCAAGCCGTCCGGCGGGCACGTCAAGATCGGCTCCGGTACGGAGGTCGGGTATTTCAGTCAGCATCAGCACGAAATCCTGAATCTCGACAATTCGGTTATCGGTGAGATTCGCCGTCTGTCCGATTCGAATCTGACAGAGGAACAGGTCATGAGCGTGCTCGGGCTTTTCCTGCTCGGTGAATCGTTTTTTGACCGTAAGGTGAAGGGACTCTCCGGCGGCGAGAAGAGTCGTCTGCTGCTGGCGACATTGTTTTTGGCCCGGGCGAATTTTCTTATTCTCGATGAACCCACCAACCATCTTGATATCGAAACCCGTGAGGGATTGATTCGTGCCCTGAATGACTATGACGGCACGCTGTTCTTCGTGGCGCATGACCGTTACCTGCTGAACGAGGTGGCCGAGGAAATTTGGGCGCTCGATGAAAACGGCATCACTCCCTATCTTGGCGGATTCAAGGCGTATCAGGCCAAGGTTCGACAGGAAGAGGAATGCCGGATTGATTCGGAAAACTGCGAAGTTGAAGCGGCCAAGGAAAAGCGGAAGCTGACCAAGGAAGAGAAGCGTCGTCAGGCAGAGGAGCGCAATCGTTTGTACCGGGAACTCAAGCCGCTCAGGAAGAAGTATGAAAAACTGGAAGCGGACCTCGAGAAAGTGCTTGATGAACAGGCTGAGCTTGAAGAGAAGATGAATGATCCAGCTACGTACGAAAAGCCGGAAGAAGCGCTCAAGCTGAATTCGGCATACAAGGATGCAACCGAGTGGGCGGAAACGCTGATGCACCAGATGGCAGAACTCGAAGAGCGGATCGAGGCGATAACCGCTGTCTCCGGAGATGAATGA
- the leuB gene encoding 3-isopropylmalate dehydrogenase: MKICVLPGDGIGTEIVAQALRVLDKVGDKFGQSFETTEALIGGCAIDAEGVPLPAETVARCKDSDAVLLGAVGGPKWDTIDPAIRPEKGLLGIRKELSLFANLRPAQLFKQLADACYLRPDIVEKGLDVMVVRELTGGIYFGEPRFDGEKDGERFGYNTMTYYEHEIRRIARVAFEAARKRSGRVCSVDKANVLDVSRVWREIVIDEHKNYQDIELSHMYVDNAAMQLVRDPSQFDVVVTGNLFGDILSDEAAAITGSIGMLPSASLGEANPGLYEPIHGSAPDIAGQDKANPLATILSVSMMLRHSFNMTEEADCIDQAVEKTLEQGFRTGDIWQEGCKPVGCTAMADAVLANI, translated from the coding sequence ATGAAGATATGTGTATTGCCCGGTGACGGGATAGGAACTGAGATCGTGGCGCAGGCTTTGCGCGTGCTTGATAAGGTTGGTGATAAGTTTGGACAGTCTTTTGAAACGACTGAAGCTCTTATCGGTGGTTGCGCCATTGATGCCGAGGGAGTGCCGCTGCCTGCTGAAACCGTAGCCCGGTGCAAGGACTCGGATGCTGTGCTTCTCGGTGCGGTGGGTGGTCCCAAATGGGATACCATTGACCCGGCCATTCGTCCGGAAAAGGGATTGCTCGGTATTCGCAAGGAACTCAGCCTGTTTGCCAATCTGCGTCCTGCCCAGCTTTTCAAGCAGTTGGCAGATGCCTGTTACCTGCGCCCTGACATAGTGGAAAAGGGACTTGATGTCATGGTCGTTCGGGAGCTGACCGGCGGAATTTATTTTGGTGAACCGCGCTTTGACGGCGAGAAAGACGGTGAACGTTTCGGTTACAACACCATGACCTATTACGAGCACGAAATCAGGCGTATTGCGCGCGTTGCCTTTGAGGCCGCCCGAAAGCGTTCCGGTCGTGTTTGTTCTGTGGACAAGGCCAATGTCCTTGATGTTTCCCGCGTCTGGCGTGAGATTGTCATTGATGAGCACAAAAACTATCAGGATATCGAGCTGTCGCACATGTACGTGGACAACGCGGCCATGCAGCTTGTTCGTGACCCGTCCCAGTTCGACGTGGTCGTGACCGGCAACCTGTTTGGTGACATCCTGTCCGATGAGGCTGCCGCCATCACCGGTTCCATAGGTATGCTTCCTTCCGCATCGCTGGGCGAGGCGAATCCCGGCCTGTATGAGCCGATTCATGGATCGGCACCGGACATCGCCGGTCAGGACAAGGCTAACCCGCTGGCTACCATTCTGTCGGTGTCCATGATGCTGCGTCATTCATTCAACATGACCGAAGAAGCGGATTGCATTGATCAGGCTGTTGAGAAGACGCTGGAGCAGGGCTTTAGAACCGGTGACATCTGGCAGGAAGGCTGCAAGCCGGTTGGGTGTACGGCAATGGCCGACGCTGTTTTGGCAAATATCTGA
- the metF gene encoding methylenetetrahydrofolate reductase [NAD(P)H]: MRVCDLIAGKSPFISLEFFPPKEKEAWPGFFEVVEKLKELGPLFASVTYGAGGGTQDNTLEIASRIKRDYGIEPITHLTSVGASGEKLDDFLKSLRDADIQNVLALRGDPPKGQDDFDFASQEFRHATDVIEFITERYPEMCVGGAAYPEPHPESPSIQSDLDMVKLKVDKGAQFLVTQLFFDNRLYFDYVDRLKSMGADVPVIPGVLPIMSLRSAKFILGLCGAAIPGKFLSSLERAHEDGGDEAVYALGMEYAIRQAQELIDGGAPGVHLYTLNRAEACLEIGRNLKI, translated from the coding sequence TTGCGTGTTTGTGATTTGATTGCAGGAAAGTCCCCGTTTATTTCGTTGGAGTTTTTTCCTCCCAAGGAAAAGGAAGCTTGGCCCGGTTTCTTTGAAGTTGTCGAAAAACTCAAGGAACTTGGTCCGCTGTTTGCGTCGGTTACCTACGGTGCCGGTGGCGGTACACAGGACAATACTCTTGAAATCGCTTCCCGCATCAAGCGTGATTACGGCATCGAACCCATTACTCATTTGACCAGCGTCGGTGCTTCCGGCGAGAAACTGGATGACTTCCTGAAAAGTCTGCGTGACGCGGATATTCAGAATGTGCTGGCCCTGCGTGGTGATCCGCCCAAGGGACAGGATGATTTCGACTTTGCTTCACAGGAATTCAGGCACGCAACCGATGTTATCGAATTCATCACTGAACGGTATCCTGAAATGTGTGTCGGCGGTGCGGCTTATCCCGAGCCTCATCCCGAATCCCCGTCCATTCAGTCTGACCTTGATATGGTCAAACTCAAGGTGGACAAAGGGGCGCAGTTTCTTGTTACACAGCTATTTTTCGATAACAGACTGTATTTCGATTACGTGGATCGCCTCAAATCCATGGGCGCGGATGTGCCGGTCATTCCGGGCGTGCTGCCCATCATGAGTTTGCGATCTGCCAAGTTCATTCTTGGCCTGTGCGGTGCTGCCATTCCGGGTAAATTTCTCAGTTCACTGGAAAGGGCGCATGAAGACGGCGGCGATGAAGCTGTTTATGCGCTGGGTATGGAATATGCCATCCGTCAGGCTCAGGAATTGATCGACGGCGGAGCGCCCGGTGTGCACCTGTATACCCTTAACAGAGCTGAAGCCTGCCTCGAAATAGGCAGGAATTTGAAGATATAA
- the pssA gene encoding CDP-diacylglycerol--serine O-phosphatidyltransferase — translation MAKEKKLPRHKSVYLLPNLLTTTSLFIGFLGLTWAIKGDYTSCALCILASCVFDGLDGKVARLTGTTSEFGVQLDSLADLVAFGVVPATMTYLWMLEGYGRLGLMAAFLFMACGALRLARFNVQASTGSKKHFVGLPIPGAACTLATLVLFAEYIPASYTQSVLPISALVLVYVLSFFMVSTIRFYSFKEISAFKAHPFSWMVTAILVFSLVASRPKFLGFIIFLGYLISGPIYTLFLLSRRGSKRLLRDDTEELG, via the coding sequence ATGGCTAAAGAAAAGAAACTGCCGCGCCACAAGAGCGTTTACCTCCTGCCGAACCTGCTGACTACAACCAGCCTGTTCATCGGCTTTCTGGGACTCACATGGGCAATCAAGGGAGATTATACCTCCTGCGCCCTGTGTATTCTGGCAAGCTGCGTGTTCGACGGTTTGGACGGCAAGGTCGCGCGCTTGACCGGCACCACCAGCGAGTTCGGGGTTCAGTTGGATTCCTTGGCCGATCTGGTGGCTTTCGGTGTTGTGCCCGCAACCATGACGTATCTCTGGATGCTTGAAGGGTACGGGCGTCTCGGTTTGATGGCAGCGTTTCTTTTCATGGCCTGTGGAGCCTTGAGGTTGGCGCGTTTCAACGTGCAGGCCTCAACCGGGTCCAAGAAGCACTTTGTCGGTCTGCCCATCCCGGGGGCCGCGTGTACCTTGGCCACCTTGGTACTTTTTGCCGAATACATCCCTGCTTCCTATACGCAGTCGGTCCTGCCGATCAGTGCGTTGGTACTCGTCTATGTGCTCTCCTTTTTCATGGTCAGCACTATTCGTTTTTATTCCTTCAAGGAAATCAGTGCATTCAAGGCCCATCCCTTTAGCTGGATGGTAACCGCTATTTTGGTCTTTTCCCTTGTTGCATCCCGTCCCAAGTTCTTGGGATTCATTATTTTCTTGGGCTACCTTATTTCCGGCCCGATCTACACCCTTTTCCTACTATCCCGCAGAGGCAGTAAGCGACTACTACGGGATGACACGGAAGAGCTAGGTTAG